A single window of Rhea pennata isolate bPtePen1 unplaced genomic scaffold, bPtePen1.pri scaffold_46, whole genome shotgun sequence DNA harbors:
- the LOC134154835 gene encoding olfactory receptor 12D1-like, with protein sequence MDNQTEVRKFILLGLSNLQGLQQFLFMLFLLLYLCSLLGNTAIMTVVVCEPRLHTPMYFFLCNLSCQDIFYSTVTIPKMLAGFLSGCQSISYTGCLSQLHFFHFLGSSEALLLAVMAYDRCVAICNPLRYTLIMSPWACLLLAAATWTAAFLHALMHTVMTSQLHFCGPNHIHHFFCDIKPVVRLACDSNQINLSLLNIITGSIVIGPFVFTLSSYLYIFSFLWMKVQSKEGRRKSFSTCVSHLTVVVLLYVPVIFNYVPPSSGSSPRQDMIATLMYNVVTSVLNPLIYTLRNVEVKCALKRRLFSRQLLVQKMFCLAACVG encoded by the coding sequence ATGGATAACCAGACAGAGGTGAGGAAGTTCATCCTCCTTGGCCTGAGCAATCTTCAAGGGCTACAACAATTCCTGTTCATGCTATTTTTACTGCTGTACCTGTGCAGCCTGCTGGGGAATACAGCAATCATGACTGTAGTGGTATGTGAACCCCGGCTCCATACCCCCAtgtactttttcctctgcaacctctcctgccaggatattttctacTCCACAGTAACCATACCCAAGATGCTGGCTGGCTTCCTCTCAGGGTGCCAGAGCATTTCTTACACTGGCTGCCTAAGCCAGCTCCACTTCTTCCACTTCCTGGGAAGTAGTGAAGCTTTGCTTCTGgctgtcatggcctatgaccgctgTGTGGCCATCTGCAACCCCCTGCGCTACACCCTGATCATGAGTCCATgggcctgcctgctgctggctgcagctacTTGGACTGCTGCCTTCCTTCATGCTCTGATGCACACAGTCATGACCTCccagctgcatttctgtggcCCCAACCACATCCACCACTTCTTCTGTGACATCAAGCCTGTGGTGAGGCTGGCCTGCGATAGCAACCAGATTAACCTGAGCCTTCTCAACATCATCACTGGGAGTATTGTGATAGGCCCCTTTGTCTTCACACTCTCCTCTTACCTGtacatattttccttcctctggaTGAAAGTCCAGTccaaggagggaaggaggaaatcCTTCTCCACTTGTGTCTCCCATCTCACAGTAGTGGTCTTACTCTACGtccctgttatttttaattatgtgcCACCTTCCTCGGGAAGTTCACCCAGGCAGGACATGATAGCCACCCTCATGTATAATGTTGTCACATCGGTCCTCAATCCTTTGATCTACACCCTGAGGAATGTGGAGGTGAAATGTGCCCTAAAGAGAAGACTTTTCTCCAGACAGCTACTAGTGCAAAAAATGTTCTGCCTTGCAGCATGTGTGGGGTAG